A part of Paramisgurnus dabryanus chromosome 15, PD_genome_1.1, whole genome shotgun sequence genomic DNA contains:
- the mpp4a gene encoding MAGUK p55 subfamily member 4, which produces MRQSMEAEPVTQPDHNDIDVSLAQILTEVVEEVRLSIDRDINGADLLYSLLSAPWLYSLLRVYECLVQYSRDVPIPHLPYSSRLSQEILSSVQRLASPSSHAQELELLLRNPHMQALLSAHDFVAQRDYGPVLPPLPDELPTDEEVMRIVCLVKNKQHLGATIKKDEKTGNILIARVIHGGLADRSGLLYPGDKLIEVNGCPVHGLEPEQVIQILVQSQGNILFKVIPNSPQPTNSQATLYVRAMMDYSPQQDPSTPCPDAGMAFSKSDLLEIVDQRDIRWWQARKLHSASSYAGLIPSNNHFRHKQRELWWSQPYQAHTCIRPLSAADVGEDEETDDNRCTDEDAFESVSEEGENGECMQSLYIAGFRHSLRVWRKSYSKQKPSCHSCSATSANLYEEVLNYQRHIDDPPRLIVLMGPSGVGVNELRRRLIKINPNTFQGPIPHTTRLPNHGEMNGREYHFVTKEVFAHMVVNHKFLEYGEHIGHMYGTSIDSVKDVLDSGKICVIDLEPHCIHSVRTKKLKPYIIFVKPPSPECMKQTRKDPNFVVYSYIKRSFTDKDFEEIEEASKVMEAKYSQFFDCVIVNNDLQDSCMDLFTAIQHAQEEPQWIPASWVTSDEL; this is translated from the exons ATGCGCCAGTCAATGGAGGCGGAGCCAGTGACACAACCTGACCATAATGACATTG atgTAAGTCTGGCTCAGATTTTGACAGAAGTGGTAGAGGAAGTGCGATTGTCCATAGACAGAGATATTAATGGTGCTGATCTTCTGTACAGTCTACTCAGTGCACCCTGGCTATACTCTCTTCTCAGG GTATATGAGTGTCTCGTCCAATACAGTCGAGATGTCCCAATCCCACACCTGCCTTATTCTTCAAGACTATCTCAAGAG ATTCTGTCCAGTGTGCAAAGACTGGCCAGCCCTTCTTCTCATGCACAAGAGCTAGAACTTTTGCTGAGAAACCCTCATATGCAG GCTTTGCTCTCTGCCCATGATTTTGTGGCTCAGAGAGACTACGGTCCAGTGCTGCCTCCTCTTCCTGATGAATTGCCTACAGATGAAGAGGTCATGAGGATCGTTTGCCTTGTGAAGAACAAGCAGCATTTG gGGGCAACAATTAAGAAGGATGAGAAAACAGGGAACATCTTAATTGCAAGGGTGATACATGGAGGACTAGCAGATCGCAGTG GACTCCTGTATCCTGGTGATAAGCTAATAGAGGTGAATGGATGCCCAGTACATGGACTGGAGCCTGAGCAGGTCATCCAGATTCTG GTACAATCCCAAGGAAATATTCTTTTTAAAGTGATCCCTAATTCGCCACAACCCACCAACAGCCAAGCAACT CTGTATGTGAGAGCAATGATGGATTACAGTCCTCAGCAGGACCCTTCAACCCCCTGTCCAGATGCAGGCATGGCCTTCAGTAAAAGTGACCTGCTGGAGATTGTAGACCAGAGGGACATCCGGTGGTGGCAGGCCAGGAAACTCCACAGTGCCTCATCTTATGCTGGCCTCATTCCTTCCAATAACCATTTCAGACA CAAGCAAAGGGAGCTGTGGTGGTCACAACCTTATCAAGCTCACACCTGCATCAGGCCTT TGAGTGCAGCTGATGTTG GGGAAGATGAGGAAACTGATGATAACAGATGCACAG ATGAAGACGCCTTTGAGTCGG TTTCAGAGGAGGGTGAGAATGGTGAATGCATGCAGAGTTTATACATAG CGGGCTTCCGGCACAGTCTGCGTGTGTGGAGAAAATCATACAGCAAACAAAAGCCGTCATGTCATTCCTGCAGTGCCACCTCAGCCAACCTTTATGAAGAGGTGTTAAACTACCAGCGCCACATAGACGATCCTCCCCGTCTCATAGTGCTCATGG GTCCTTCAGGAGTTGGTGTAAATGAACTACGCAGAAGGTTAATCAAAATCAACCCCAATACTTTCCAAGGACCAATACCCC ACACGACACGTCTCCCAAACCATGGAGAAATGAATGGGCGTGAATATCACTTTGTCACAAAGGAAGTGTTTGCCCATATGGTCGTCAATCATAA ATTTCTGGAGTATGGAGAACATATAGGCCACATGTATGGTACCAGCATAGACTCTGTCAAAGATGTTTTGGACAGCGGGAAAATATGTGTTATTGACCTTGAACCTCAT TGCATTCATTCAGTGAGAACAAAGAAGTTGAAGCCATACATCATATTTGTTAAGCCCCCATCTCCTGAATGCATGAAGCAAACAAGAAAAGACCCAAATTTTGTTGTCTACAGCTACATCAAGAGATCTTTCACG GACAAAGACTTTGAGGAGATTGAGGAAGCAAGCAAGGTCATGGAGGCTAAGTACAGTCAGTTCTTCGACTGTGTGATTGTGAACAATGACTTGCAAGATTCATGCATGGATCTGTTCACAGCTATACAACACGCTCAAGAAGAACCACAGTGGATTCCTGCCAGCTGGGTGACGTCTGATGAACTCTGA